The following are encoded together in the Methanosarcina flavescens genome:
- a CDS encoding glycosyltransferase family 4 protein, translating into MRKIDLYCEGDCWDPNVWSATPYELATTLKKLGLLHNTCNVNPIENESFITQYLSKLSYLHFDKKGVYTLRNSIHPRRYRACEKKALKFYESNSKPDSIITIGHLAIFHKTPYFTLQDLDTNTVLKWRKERRTTYMLDRIPISILEKNKKIQQEVYENAAGIFVSSEWIRKSICSYVSEPQKVFTTGIGHRYSTVKLTEEILRERFENPVLLFIGKDGIRKGIDAVIEAFQQIKDEFKNMKLRIVTNRDLLPKQVKKSINRIPEVEFYSNISSKELSDMYMSSSLFVMPSRFEPFGKVFFEAMAFGLPVIGANHCAMPEFITNNYNGYTPSVNSEEIAEKMKQVFESFETYRKLSKNAISVSEKYREENVVAEMLSIIDKYSN; encoded by the coding sequence ATGAGAAAAATTGACTTATATTGTGAAGGTGATTGCTGGGATCCAAATGTATGGAGTGCAACTCCTTATGAACTCGCAACAACATTGAAAAAGCTGGGATTACTCCACAACACATGTAATGTCAATCCGATTGAAAATGAGAGCTTTATCACCCAATATCTTTCCAAATTGTCTTATCTCCATTTTGACAAAAAAGGGGTTTATACCCTCCGGAATTCTATTCATCCAAGACGTTATAGAGCCTGTGAAAAAAAAGCGCTGAAATTTTATGAATCAAATTCAAAACCAGATTCGATAATTACAATTGGGCACCTTGCTATATTTCATAAAACTCCCTATTTTACTCTTCAGGATCTTGATACGAATACAGTTCTAAAATGGAGAAAAGAGAGAAGAACAACTTATATGCTTGATAGAATCCCAATATCTATACTGGAAAAAAATAAAAAAATTCAACAAGAAGTTTACGAAAACGCTGCAGGTATATTTGTTTCAAGTGAATGGATCAGGAAGAGTATCTGTTCATATGTCAGTGAACCGCAAAAAGTTTTTACTACAGGAATAGGGCACAGATATTCTACAGTAAAACTTACCGAGGAAATTCTTAGGGAAAGATTCGAGAATCCTGTATTATTATTCATAGGTAAAGATGGAATTAGAAAGGGAATTGATGCTGTTATAGAGGCTTTTCAACAGATAAAAGATGAATTCAAAAATATGAAATTAAGAATTGTAACGAATCGGGATTTATTACCAAAGCAGGTTAAAAAGTCCATAAATCGCATTCCTGAAGTTGAATTTTATAGCAACATAAGTTCAAAAGAATTAAGTGATATGTATATGAGTTCTTCATTGTTTGTAATGCCTTCTAGATTTGAACCATTTGGGAAGGTATTCTTTGAAGCGATGGCTTTTGGATTACCTGTTATAGGAGCAAATCACTGCGCAATGCCCGAATTTATAACTAATAACTACAATGGTTATACACCTTCAGTTAACTCTGAGGAAATTGCAGAAAAAATGAAGCAGGTTTTTGAGTCTTTTGAAACTTATAGAAAGCTTTCAAAAAACGCGATATCTGTAAGTGAAAAGTATAGAGAGGAAAATGTGGTAGCAGAAATGCTTTCTATAATTGATAAATATTCAAATTAA
- a CDS encoding glycosyltransferase family 4 protein → MSKNILYVYITSILKKIFPYVMRVLEKPLILAGKFAGSFFTPFFRSQLFFLFPFYHIGGAEKVHLKITGCLKEYNPIVFFADKSKNSALKKQFMQNAKIFNLGYLNNPLLIYFWVGVLSTVFNSNKNCTVFGCNNLLFYRLLPYLDPQIRCIDLIHAFGGGIENFSLPYVNRLDKRIVINTRTLNDLKNQYHSNGITEKMNDRIFLIENCVQIPKKIRKKKNGHTLRILYVGRGTEEKRVHLIGEISQICHKKEMPVEFILVGDIINSIPEEHRKYCNFLGEIADEKRVSEIYDNSDILLLVSRYEGFPLVIMEAMAHGVVTISTDVGGISEHIRNGYNGFLIKNESEGLIVKNVCNVINELASNEHLMEKISTEAYKYAKMNFNCENFCSKYRNLVLGK, encoded by the coding sequence TTGTCAAAAAATATTTTATACGTGTATATAACAAGTATTCTAAAGAAAATATTTCCGTATGTAATGAGAGTTCTTGAGAAACCTCTTATACTAGCTGGTAAATTTGCAGGCTCATTCTTTACTCCATTTTTTAGATCACAACTTTTTTTCCTTTTTCCTTTCTATCATATAGGAGGAGCCGAAAAAGTTCATCTAAAAATTACTGGCTGCCTTAAAGAGTATAACCCTATCGTATTTTTTGCGGATAAATCAAAAAATTCTGCATTAAAAAAGCAATTTATGCAAAACGCTAAAATATTTAATCTTGGTTATTTGAACAATCCTCTCTTGATCTACTTCTGGGTTGGCGTATTATCTACAGTTTTCAATAGTAATAAAAATTGCACGGTTTTTGGATGTAATAATCTACTCTTTTACAGGCTGCTACCATATTTAGACCCGCAAATTCGCTGTATAGACCTCATACACGCTTTTGGGGGTGGAATTGAGAACTTCAGCCTTCCCTATGTTAATAGATTAGATAAAAGAATTGTCATTAATACGCGGACATTGAATGATCTGAAGAACCAGTACCATTCAAATGGTATTACTGAGAAAATGAATGATAGGATTTTTTTAATCGAAAATTGTGTACAGATTCCAAAAAAAATAAGAAAGAAAAAGAACGGACATACACTGAGAATCCTGTACGTAGGTCGTGGTACTGAAGAAAAACGGGTACACCTTATAGGAGAAATTTCCCAGATCTGCCATAAAAAGGAGATGCCAGTTGAATTTATCTTAGTAGGAGATATTATAAATTCAATTCCCGAAGAACATAGAAAGTATTGTAATTTTTTAGGGGAGATTGCAGACGAAAAAAGGGTCTCAGAAATATACGATAATTCTGATATATTGCTGCTTGTATCGAGGTATGAAGGTTTTCCTTTAGTTATAATGGAAGCAATGGCTCATGGCGTCGTAACTATAAGCACCGATGTAGGAGGTATATCAGAGCATATTCGTAATGGATACAACGGTTTTCTTATAAAAAATGAAAGTGAAGGTCTTATTGTAAAAAACGTATGTAATGTTATAAATGAACTTGCCTCAAATGAGCATTTAATGGAAAAAATTTCTACTGAAGCTTACAAATATGCAAAAATGAATTTTAACTGTGAGAATTTCTGCTCAAAATATAGAAATTTAGTTCTGGGAAAGTAA
- a CDS encoding flippase — MVSLFWQIALTAIGFLSTIYFARTVGASILGSYYLFLAYYGIIGMVTDGGFGGAAVKRISEGEESNAYFSAYFALRVVFTITGVLILLALKDYFADLTDSGMFVWLLISLLVSMIAGPISSGVAGKGKMGIRNTCEGISNILRVIFQVPAVYLGYETAGLAGGMVAGIIGAAIIEFRFFDLHFVRFKWDHIKSLFIFSFWLFLTSSGVLVFSQADTIFIGYFMSNEDVGIYRVVFQFTAIAAFSSTAIRMTLWPRISHWSKTNEIRLVEESLSRAISYSLILAIPVFVGGVLLGDRLLGSFYGEDFARGYHTLIILLAVQIVNVFQYFFTMYLDALDHPQESFKVTAIGVGANILLNILLIPLIGINGAAIATLATMTLNALLAWRVLSRYITVRLEHQNLSNIMISSIVMGVLVGGYRFFIPLSNIWVTILAVVFGGMTYGLLILKFDKKVYTEMRDIVEKIGIGFVWPGWL, encoded by the coding sequence ATAGTATCATTGTTCTGGCAGATTGCATTGACAGCCATAGGCTTCTTAAGCACCATATATTTCGCACGCACTGTAGGTGCTTCAATACTTGGATCGTATTACCTGTTCTTAGCATACTATGGTATTATCGGCATGGTTACTGATGGTGGATTTGGCGGAGCTGCAGTTAAACGCATCAGCGAAGGTGAAGAATCCAATGCATATTTTAGCGCATATTTTGCATTGAGAGTAGTATTCACGATAACTGGAGTACTGATTTTACTTGCCCTTAAAGACTATTTCGCAGATCTTACTGATTCAGGAATGTTTGTCTGGTTACTGATATCATTATTAGTGTCAATGATTGCAGGCCCTATCTCCAGCGGAGTTGCCGGCAAGGGTAAAATGGGAATACGCAACACCTGTGAAGGCATAAGCAATATCTTACGTGTCATATTCCAGGTCCCGGCAGTATACCTCGGATATGAAACTGCAGGTCTGGCCGGGGGCATGGTAGCTGGTATCATCGGAGCAGCAATAATCGAATTCCGTTTTTTTGACCTGCATTTTGTGCGTTTCAAATGGGATCATATTAAAAGTCTATTCATATTTTCATTCTGGCTATTTTTGACATCTAGTGGAGTGCTTGTATTCTCACAGGCTGACACGATCTTTATCGGATATTTCATGAGTAATGAAGATGTAGGTATCTACAGGGTAGTATTCCAGTTCACAGCTATTGCCGCATTTAGTTCAACCGCAATAAGGATGACTCTTTGGCCCAGAATCAGCCATTGGAGCAAGACCAATGAGATCCGTCTTGTAGAGGAGTCACTGTCACGTGCAATTAGCTACTCTCTGATACTGGCAATTCCAGTATTCGTGGGTGGTGTACTGCTGGGCGATCGTTTACTAGGTTCGTTCTATGGTGAAGACTTTGCCCGTGGCTATCATACATTGATAATACTCCTTGCCGTACAGATAGTTAATGTATTCCAGTACTTTTTCACGATGTATCTGGATGCTCTAGATCATCCCCAGGAATCATTTAAAGTTACGGCAATCGGAGTTGGGGCAAATATTTTATTGAACATATTGCTAATCCCGCTCATTGGAATAAATGGCGCAGCAATAGCGACGCTAGCAACAATGACATTGAATGCCTTACTCGCCTGGCGTGTTTTATCCAGATATATTACAGTAAGACTGGAACATCAGAATCTGTCGAATATTATGATATCTTCGATTGTGATGGGAGTTCTTGTTGGTGGGTATCGTTTTTTCATACCGCTTAGTAATATCTGGGTTACGATACTGGCGGTAGTTTTCGGCGGAATGACATATGGTCTCTTGATATTGAAGTTCGATAAAAAAGTGTACACTGAAATGAGAGATATAGTGGAGAAAATTGGTATAGGTTTTGTTTGGCCAGGTTGGTTGTGA
- a CDS encoding glycosyltransferase family 2 protein — translation MAEISVIIPTWNRAETLGKAISSALNQTLSPYEVLVCGVDGSPDQKVVNSINDPRVRWIEGGKDGLASIPRNIGIKASKGEWLAFLDSDDEWLPEKLEKQFKHATEIGCDASCTNAIRYIPSQEYTGEYVDDIFEDQISFPLLLKDNCIICSSVLVKKELVEKSNYFPEDPKLKVGEDYALWLRIATLTNFAFVNEPLLIYRDDPQNSIRAFCLPYWDLKANVLKSFISWAENESVDKVNRKYLGLAKKFLLYVYIKKLLHNLMRR, via the coding sequence ATGGCTGAAATTAGTGTCATTATTCCAACTTGGAATAGAGCGGAAACACTGGGTAAAGCTATTTCAAGCGCCTTAAACCAGACCCTTTCTCCTTATGAAGTCTTAGTATGTGGGGTTGACGGTTCACCCGATCAAAAGGTTGTTAATTCGATAAATGATCCTCGCGTGCGGTGGATAGAAGGTGGCAAAGATGGGCTTGCATCAATTCCTCGCAATATAGGAATTAAAGCAAGCAAAGGTGAATGGTTAGCTTTTCTGGATAGTGATGATGAATGGCTGCCAGAAAAACTTGAAAAACAGTTCAAACATGCTACAGAAATTGGATGTGATGCCTCATGTACTAATGCAATACGGTATATACCATCACAGGAATATACAGGAGAATATGTAGATGACATTTTTGAGGATCAAATATCTTTTCCTTTACTCCTTAAAGATAACTGCATTATCTGCAGTTCAGTTTTAGTTAAGAAAGAGCTTGTAGAGAAATCTAATTACTTTCCAGAAGATCCCAAATTAAAAGTAGGAGAGGATTATGCTTTATGGTTGAGAATAGCTACGTTAACAAACTTTGCTTTTGTAAATGAACCTTTGTTAATATATAGGGACGATCCTCAAAATAGCATAAGAGCTTTCTGTCTTCCTTATTGGGACTTAAAAGCTAATGTTTTGAAATCTTTCATTTCATGGGCTGAAAATGAAAGTGTCGATAAAGTTAACAGAAAATACTTAGGTCTGGCAAAAAAGTTTCTCTTATATGTATATATAAAAAAGCTCTTACACAATCTAATGAGAAGATAA